A region from the Candidatus Thiothrix putei genome encodes:
- the rnhA gene encoding ribonuclease HI: protein MPSKVVEIFTDGACRGNPGPGGWGALLRYNGTERELYGYQPVTTNNQMELMAAIQALETLTRPCEVVLTTDSQYVRQGITEWLAGWKRKGWKTAAGKPVKNQELWQRLDTATTQHRIDWRWVKGHSGHAENERVDQLANKAIDEKKV from the coding sequence ATGCCAAGTAAAGTAGTTGAGATTTTTACCGATGGTGCCTGCCGTGGTAATCCGGGGCCGGGAGGTTGGGGCGCATTGTTGCGCTACAATGGCACAGAGCGTGAACTCTACGGGTATCAGCCTGTCACCACTAACAATCAAATGGAACTGATGGCAGCGATTCAGGCACTGGAAACCCTGACACGCCCGTGTGAGGTGGTGTTGACCACCGATTCCCAATACGTCCGCCAAGGCATTACGGAATGGCTGGCAGGGTGGAAACGCAAAGGTTGGAAAACTGCTGCGGGTAAACCGGTTAAAAACCAAGAGCTTTGGCAACGTTTGGATACAGCGACTACCCAGCATCGTATTGACTGGCGTTGGGTCAAGGGTCACAGCGGACATGCTGAAAACGAACGGGTAGACCAACTTGCCAATAAAGCCATCGACGAGAAAAAAGTATGA
- a CDS encoding transglycosylase SLT domain-containing protein produces MITISKPAFIAASIITLFTGSGCSSHMGKPEQASKQPTLRKASLHSTSLANDAQTSIQQQAQQKPVLDNDFDTWERVFRGFKLNNQYSQHPHVQRFVQYYGRNPAQLNLLSERASVFLHMIVHEVERRDMPSELALLPFVESAFDADVFSHAGAAGLWQFIPDTGRRYGLQQAISYDARMDPFAATGAALTYLQKLNNDFNGDWLLALAAYNCGENRVQREIDRNRAKGLPTTFWHLSLPKETREYVPRLLAFKELIGNAPRYGITLPETPNSARLAQLRIDKPVDLRQAALQAGLAADTLLNLNPCFRTGITTPQYSNRIVLPRQYAKQLVQAIEALPPAANNRIYASKSSSGYNKLATTRMGKKKSSQLAKANTKSSVKVHTVRRGDTLQSIALRHGTTVKTLMKHNSKRTSKLKVGERLDVIASVSGVNAQS; encoded by the coding sequence ATGATAACAATAAGCAAACCGGCGTTCATCGCTGCGTCTATCATCACATTATTTACTGGCTCTGGTTGTTCTAGCCACATGGGTAAACCAGAACAGGCCAGTAAACAACCGACGTTACGCAAAGCTTCTTTGCATAGCACGAGTCTTGCCAATGACGCTCAAACGAGTATCCAACAGCAAGCGCAGCAAAAACCTGTGCTAGATAACGATTTTGATACGTGGGAGCGGGTATTTCGCGGCTTCAAACTCAATAACCAATACAGCCAGCACCCACACGTACAACGGTTTGTTCAGTATTACGGACGTAATCCGGCCCAATTAAACTTGCTCTCTGAACGTGCCAGTGTCTTCCTGCACATGATTGTGCACGAAGTTGAGCGCCGCGACATGCCCAGCGAACTTGCCTTACTGCCTTTCGTGGAAAGTGCCTTTGATGCGGATGTTTTCTCCCACGCAGGTGCTGCGGGTCTGTGGCAATTTATTCCTGATACCGGGCGACGCTATGGCTTGCAACAAGCCATATCCTACGATGCCCGTATGGATCCGTTTGCTGCCACAGGCGCAGCATTGACTTACTTGCAAAAACTCAACAACGATTTCAATGGTGACTGGTTACTCGCACTCGCGGCGTATAACTGTGGTGAAAATCGGGTACAACGTGAAATAGACCGCAACCGTGCTAAAGGACTGCCGACAACGTTCTGGCACCTTTCCTTGCCCAAAGAAACCCGCGAATATGTACCACGCTTACTGGCGTTCAAAGAACTGATTGGTAATGCACCACGCTATGGCATTACGCTGCCGGAAACCCCCAACAGCGCACGTTTGGCACAACTGCGCATCGACAAACCCGTCGATTTACGGCAGGCTGCACTACAGGCAGGCTTAGCAGCGGATACCTTGCTAAACTTGAACCCCTGTTTCCGCACGGGCATCACCACACCACAATATTCCAATCGCATTGTGCTGCCACGTCAATACGCCAAGCAACTCGTACAAGCCATTGAAGCCTTGCCTCCGGCAGCCAATAACCGGATTTATGCCAGTAAATCGTCCTCTGGTTACAATAAGCTGGCAACGACTCGTATGGGTAAGAAGAAATCTAGCCAGCTCGCGAAAGCTAACACCAAAAGTAGCGTCAAAGTACATACGGTACGTAGAGGCGATACCTTGCAATCCATCGCCCTACGTCATGGAACTACAGTAAAGACCTTGATGAAACACAACAGCAAACGCACCTCCAAGTTAAAAGTCGGTGAGCGTTTAGACGTGATTGCCAGTGTATCAGGAGTTAATGCCCAGTCATGA
- a CDS encoding class I SAM-dependent methyltransferase yields MLLVNKEKSLNVTATTSLSPAGVNVCRDWYASSTGQATLARVQTIISRMSADIFGYYALETGVLAGQYSFLQESRVASQFSLGGGSGERVSIVGTPEQLPFALNNMDLVVASHALDCSRSPHQVLREIERVLVPEGHCILIGFNPISFKGLAQLRYWYNPQARHCHFYSTFRVREWLSVLGFEVCETVSAGFCPVFGGDYLFKRARWLDRLGSQFRLMTGNVYIIHAQKKVSNMTLLLPSRKVKPVLRPGMIVNPGAGRVSRKEPNNAK; encoded by the coding sequence ATGTTACTTGTGAACAAGGAAAAATCGCTGAACGTTACTGCTACAACTTCATTATCGCCAGCAGGGGTCAATGTCTGCCGGGATTGGTATGCTTCATCAACAGGGCAGGCTACCTTGGCGCGGGTGCAGACGATTATCAGTCGCATGAGCGCCGATATTTTTGGTTACTACGCCTTGGAAACGGGTGTGTTAGCAGGGCAATATTCTTTTTTGCAAGAATCACGGGTTGCCAGCCAGTTTTCTTTAGGGGGGGGATCGGGTGAACGGGTCAGTATTGTGGGGACACCGGAGCAGCTACCCTTTGCGTTAAACAATATGGATTTGGTTGTGGCGAGTCATGCCTTGGATTGTAGTCGCAGCCCCCATCAAGTATTGCGTGAAATCGAACGGGTATTAGTGCCTGAAGGCCATTGTATTTTGATAGGCTTTAACCCGATCAGCTTCAAGGGCTTGGCACAATTGCGTTATTGGTATAATCCCCAGGCACGACACTGCCACTTTTATTCCACTTTTCGTGTGCGTGAGTGGCTGAGTGTGTTGGGGTTTGAGGTGTGTGAAACGGTTTCAGCGGGATTTTGCCCGGTATTTGGTGGTGATTATCTGTTTAAACGGGCGCGTTGGTTGGATCGTTTGGGGAGCCAGTTCCGTTTGATGACGGGTAATGTGTACATTATTCATGCGCAGAAAAAGGTATCCAACATGACGCTATTATTGCCTTCCCGCAAAGTTAAGCCGGTGCTACGTCCGGGAATGATTGTGAATCCGGGCGCCGGGCGTGTATCCCGTAAAGAGCCAAATAATGCCAAGTAA
- a CDS encoding outer membrane beta-barrel protein: MKKFLVVNAGLAALVGSSMAEAGFSPYYAGAAIGASQNNGSEAQFCDECTGSKFTMHKKNTGAKVHKVYAGANLNPVWGVEAEYANLGDTYSIDMYRPEFGIPGGRAETARARQKTRGIGLSAKANHRVTRKTSVYGKAGAFVWENKNSMDYTNLDGINEKYKSTDRGVSPTVGLGIEHEVTDRISIRAGWDRTFNTGKGDRFLELDANKNVTDLHSVKTDTDMIYVGATFNF; encoded by the coding sequence ATGAAAAAATTCTTGGTTGTGAATGCTGGCCTCGCTGCCCTAGTGGGTTCAAGCATGGCAGAAGCAGGCTTTTCCCCCTACTATGCTGGAGCAGCCATCGGTGCGTCTCAAAACAACGGCAGTGAAGCGCAGTTTTGTGATGAATGTACCGGCTCTAAATTCACCATGCACAAAAAAAACACAGGAGCTAAGGTTCACAAAGTCTACGCTGGCGCTAATTTAAACCCCGTATGGGGGGTGGAAGCCGAATACGCCAACCTTGGCGATACGTATTCCATTGACATGTACCGCCCTGAATTTGGCATCCCCGGTGGACGTGCAGAAACGGCACGTGCCCGCCAAAAAACCCGTGGTATTGGCCTCAGTGCCAAAGCGAATCACCGTGTTACACGCAAGACTTCCGTCTATGGCAAGGCAGGCGCATTTGTTTGGGAAAACAAAAACAGTATGGATTATACCAACCTTGACGGCATCAATGAAAAATACAAAAGTACTGACCGGGGAGTTAGCCCAACTGTCGGACTTGGCATTGAACACGAAGTCACCGACCGCATTAGCATCCGCGCAGGTTGGGATCGTACCTTTAATACCGGCAAGGGTGACCGCTTTTTGGAACTGGACGCCAATAAAAACGTTACCGATTTACACAGTGTGAAAACGGATACCGACATGATTTACGTCGGTGCAACGTTTAACTTCTAA
- a CDS encoding iron-containing redox enzyme family protein, translated as MNAPVFLQELKERVNNHPFLRHPFLQQFSTQALTFQQARTFALLYYPHILRTRLYQANALGVTPDERIQAVLADILYDEYGNGDPSKSHMEVYRKLLRAVDCSPEEIANPPITPEQQGYIDTMMRITQGTDWLAAVGVAGIAGEWPIPPYYRLLLTGLRTVPGLDDDALELFIGHIELDIEHSRMIEEAIMPHLETREGQESLWRGINLNLNARLVQLNGLQREVFGKQ; from the coding sequence ATGAACGCACCTGTTTTCCTGCAAGAACTCAAAGAACGGGTCAATAACCACCCGTTCCTGCGCCATCCGTTCCTGCAACAGTTTTCGACACAAGCGCTGACGTTTCAACAAGCCCGCACCTTCGCGCTATTGTATTACCCGCACATTTTGCGCACCCGCTTGTATCAGGCGAATGCGCTGGGCGTGACCCCCGATGAGCGCATTCAAGCAGTGCTGGCAGATATTTTGTACGACGAATACGGCAATGGCGACCCGTCAAAATCACACATGGAAGTCTACCGCAAGCTGCTACGCGCGGTGGATTGCAGCCCGGAAGAGATTGCCAACCCGCCGATCACCCCCGAACAGCAAGGTTACATTGACACCATGATGCGTATTACCCAAGGCACTGACTGGTTGGCAGCCGTCGGGGTGGCAGGCATTGCCGGGGAATGGCCGATTCCGCCGTATTACCGCCTGTTACTGACTGGCTTGCGTACTGTACCAGGCTTAGATGATGATGCGCTGGAATTGTTTATCGGGCATATCGAGCTGGATATTGAACATTCACGCATGATTGAAGAAGCCATTATGCCGCATTTGGAAACCCGCGAAGGGCAAGAATCCCTGTGGCGCGGTATCAACCTCAACCTCAATGCGCGGCTCGTGCAATTGAATGGGTTGCAGCGCGAAGTCTTCGGCAAGCAGTAA
- the dnaQ gene encoding DNA polymerase III subunit epsilon: MSRQIILDTETTGLEPKEGHRIIEIGCVEMLNRRLTGNNFHYYLQPDREIDAGAIEVHGITNEFLADKPRFEDVMKDLLAYLHGAELIIHNAPFDIGFLNHELRLVNPAHHPITDDCSVTDTLVMARQMFPGQRASLDALCKRYEINNTHRTLHGALLDAEILADVYLAMTGGQVSLLLGAEDAGNNGQNGSAGIRRIVADVSRLRVIQANAEEMAAHTERVAAITKAGGKCLFDTLSA; this comes from the coding sequence ATGAGCCGTCAAATTATCCTCGATACAGAAACTACTGGTCTTGAGCCTAAAGAAGGTCATCGCATCATCGAAATTGGTTGCGTGGAAATGCTCAACCGGCGTCTGACGGGAAACAATTTCCACTATTATCTGCAACCTGATCGTGAGATTGATGCAGGAGCGATTGAGGTTCATGGCATCACCAATGAGTTTCTTGCTGATAAACCGCGCTTTGAAGATGTTATGAAAGACCTGCTGGCCTATCTGCATGGGGCGGAATTAATCATCCATAATGCGCCGTTTGATATTGGTTTCCTTAACCATGAATTGCGCTTAGTGAATCCAGCACATCACCCGATTACGGATGATTGCAGCGTAACCGATACATTGGTCATGGCGCGACAAATGTTCCCCGGACAACGTGCCAGTTTGGATGCGTTATGTAAGCGTTACGAAATCAACAATACGCACCGTACTTTGCACGGCGCTTTGCTGGATGCGGAGATTTTGGCAGATGTCTACCTTGCCATGACAGGTGGACAAGTCAGTTTGTTGCTAGGTGCAGAGGATGCAGGTAATAACGGTCAAAACGGAAGTGCAGGAATCCGTCGGATTGTTGCTGATGTGAGTCGTTTGCGAGTGATTCAAGCCAATGCTGAAGAGATGGCAGCCCACACTGAACGTGTTGCTGCCATCACCAAAGCAGGGGGCAAATGTTTGTTTGACACGTTATCCGCTTAG
- the bioA gene encoding adenosylmethionine--8-amino-7-oxononanoate transaminase, with amino-acid sequence MLTTLLLDRRHVWHPFTQAQTAPEPIAITSAKGIRLYAEDGREFLDLISSWWVNIHGHAHPTIAAAIARQAHTLEQVIFAGFTHQPAAQLAHELVQRLPVGLTRVFFSDDGSTAVEVALKMALQYWRNHGESQRTRFLAFEGGYHGDTVGAMSAGKGCGFFDTYGSLLFEVGLLPFPATWDGDTAVAAKEQAALAQLDTYLADHGDTLAAVIMEPLVQGSAGMRMCRPEFLQALAARLRESGILLIFDEVMTGFGRTGAMFASLKAQVTPDIICLSKGLTAGFLPMSVTVASEAIYVAFLGESFDRALVHGHSFTANPLGCAAASASLQVFADEQTLAKLPQIERWQRQGLATLAGHPLVQRMRVMGTIAAFDVVAADAGYTSAIGAQLKAFFHERGLLLRPLGNVVYVLPPYCVTEAELKQAYAVIADGLAQLAVG; translated from the coding sequence ATGTTAACGACTCTTTTGCTGGATCGTCGCCATGTTTGGCATCCCTTTACGCAAGCTCAGACTGCTCCAGAGCCGATTGCCATCACGTCGGCTAAAGGCATTCGCCTCTATGCTGAAGATGGTCGTGAGTTTCTTGATCTGATTTCATCCTGGTGGGTGAATATCCACGGACACGCTCACCCCACGATTGCCGCTGCCATTGCCCGCCAAGCGCACACGCTGGAACAGGTCATTTTCGCCGGATTCACGCACCAACCTGCCGCGCAATTGGCACACGAACTGGTGCAACGTTTGCCGGTTGGCCTTACCCGCGTATTCTTCAGCGATGACGGTTCCACAGCGGTGGAAGTGGCGTTGAAAATGGCGCTGCAATACTGGCGCAATCACGGTGAATCCCAGCGCACCCGTTTCCTTGCCTTTGAAGGCGGCTATCATGGCGATACAGTAGGCGCGATGTCGGCGGGCAAAGGTTGTGGATTTTTTGATACTTACGGAAGTTTGTTGTTTGAAGTCGGTTTGTTGCCCTTCCCCGCAACATGGGATGGCGACACGGCAGTAGCCGCCAAAGAGCAAGCCGCTTTAGCGCAACTCGATACTTATCTTGCTGACCACGGTGATACCCTCGCGGCTGTCATTATGGAGCCGTTGGTGCAAGGTTCTGCCGGAATGCGCATGTGCCGCCCCGAATTTTTGCAAGCGTTGGCAGCACGTTTGCGTGAGTCGGGTATCCTATTGATTTTCGATGAGGTTATGACGGGGTTTGGGCGCACGGGGGCGATGTTTGCCTCCCTAAAAGCGCAAGTGACACCGGATATTATTTGCCTATCGAAAGGGCTGACAGCGGGGTTTTTGCCCATGTCGGTGACGGTTGCCAGCGAAGCCATTTACGTGGCATTTTTGGGGGAAAGCTTTGATCGGGCGTTGGTGCATGGGCATTCTTTCACCGCGAATCCCTTGGGCTGTGCGGCAGCGTCGGCATCTTTACAAGTATTTGCAGATGAACAGACGCTGGCAAAATTACCACAAATCGAACGCTGGCAGCGGCAAGGTTTGGCAACCTTGGCAGGGCATCCGTTGGTGCAGCGGATGAGGGTCATGGGGACGATTGCGGCATTCGATGTGGTGGCAGCGGATGCAGGCTACACTTCCGCGATTGGGGCGCAACTCAAAGCCTTTTTCCATGAGCGCGGCTTATTATTGCGCCCACTGGGAAATGTGGTGTATGTGTTACCACCGTATTGCGTGACCGAAGCTGAGCTTAAACAGGCGTATGCGGTGATTGCAGACGGTTTGGCACAGCTTGCGGTCGGTTAG